TTATACAAATAATTGCGATTAACGATTTAATTCTGTTTTGTTCATGTCATCTACAGTGTAAGCCTAACACATTATATTTTGCTTGGAATcgtatataatataacaataaaaatgataataaagtaGGCCCACATGTTTTACTTTAATATTGCGAAAATTTGTATAATTAGGCAATCAATCAATAATCGACAGgctttataaaaaaaactaaatataaataaaaaacgaaatatataaataataaataatattaaaatagcaCTAATAAAAGGTGacttgtgtttaaaaaaatgtgcaatAATGTCAAACACAAGTCTAACTGAATAATATCCTCACTTCAGATACCACATTGGGTCGGCATCACTCGTGATCTTCTCGTTCGCCTTCATGATCTTTTTTATCTGGAGGGATAAGTAGACATTAGGTTTATGCCACTTCAGCTTTATGGCTATATCAAGTTAGTTCACTGGGACAAAAAGTAACCAATATCATAATCTGATGTCATGGAAACCACAACTGATaataaatgtattgcatttacaAAATATGAGCAGAACACTGGTACAATCCttaaaaaaagtcaacaaaccTCCACATTGATGAAGTAATTGAAGGAATCAATGTGCTGCTTTACTAAGCCcttaacctaaaaaaaaaaaaaaaattacatgaaTATGACATTAGGCTGTTTTTTTACAATCAAACAAGTTATTTGTTTCAGTTCACTTAAATATTCCTGTTGTGTGTCCAAATTTATAGTCTCTTAATTAATATGAGGTCTAAGGTTTTaaactatttattatttaaaatactacAGCACATCTCAGTGCTTCGGATACTGCTTGACACACGCCATGTCTAGCCATATGCTGCTGTCAGATCATAGGTTTCTGTTTAATGTATCATGATGGGTGTCGTGTTTAAGCGGACAACTTGATTTTACCTTCAAAAAGGCTGGAAGCAGCTTCCACTTTTCCTGCAGTATAGAAGAGGACAGATGAATTACAGATGAATGAGATCAATGCCTCTCATTCATAACGTTTGCTATTTTTGAGATAACACTTATTCACTCACCTCCACAGTGTGGACGGGAGCAGCGAGCTGCTGGGGAGTCATCTCCCCAAACTCCTCTTGCAGCATTTCTGCTGTTAGATTAGATGGCAATGAACTCGGTTAATATAAAATAAGTTGGGAAACCATCATACATGCCGCAGTCACTCTGCAAAAACACTCTAAACGGAAGTTTGCGCTACACGTGAAAGTGTGAGGTGTAACATGAAAATCAGACCGGGGAGAAACACACGGGCACATAATATGTATTCCGACCCATTTTGCAACATTAAGATTTCAAGTCTGATAGTACCATATCGACAGGATTCAAAATCTTATTAAACGATAATTAAACCATCTATTGAAGCACAAAATGCTCTTTGTGATGCTGGAGCACATGTTCATCTGGTTTTACAAAAACTTCTGAATTTAAGTGCTCAGGTGCTGCTGTTATTAGAGCAAACGAGGGATACATCTaataagacattttaaaatccatagtaatatttttaattcaaaatttaaattattgtttttaattgcaAAATAGAAGCATTTTCACTAGTGGTCTTTGAACCCATTGTAAGTGAAAGTGAACATTTGGTGTATAAACATAGTCACCATATTTTTAATCACattatatgatttatttttgtatgcAGTTATTGTTTGTGGTTTACTTAAATCATGCTGTGGTGtgacaaattaatttttaaaatcataaatattCCACATTGTCTCTCATTAATATGAGGCCATGAATCTTTATGTGTAACAATTTTACAATAATTCTAAGTTGTTTATAACAACTTTATAAGTTGGCATGATACGCAAGTTGAGATCACCTTTAATTCACCATTGTCACATATATAGTAGagatattcaaataaatatatgtaaggaATTCTGCAAATAAACAATCACAATTGAATCAAGAAATTCTTTTTAATGTGAAAGCTCTATTTTCCATAACAGCAGTCGTGGTCAAAATAGGCAAACAGATGTAAAGGATATAAGAAATGACCATTATATgagaaaatgttatatttgcttggattttaaaataaattgagCATAGTGTACTTTAACATATTAGTAAACACAAGCATCTAAAATGAAGACTTCTGCAATACACAGCAAATATCTATGtatttaaaattacaatatgcatttaaaagatttttatttattttttttaatgtgaaaaAGCGCACAAGCTACTCTCAGGTTAGTGTGGGATTTATACGTGTCTGTTGTTGCTGCTCAGCAGTTTGGGATAAGCGGTCCCGATAGAGCGGCCATGTCTGTGCACCACCATCTCCAGCTGGTACTCATCCAGATTGACCACAGCTGTGGTGGTCTTCTCAGTGGATGTGAGGAACAGGATGGTAAAGATGGCCATCTCAAACTCAGGGCTCACACCAACAAAGGCACTTGCCACTGGCTTGACCAAACCATGCCAGCTGAACTGCACGTTCAAGACATGGTCATCATCATCAGGCTGCGTGGGAAAGAAACAAATACCTATTCAGCAAAGCCTTCACACAGAACAATCTATTATTATCTATTTTAATGTTATCTTCGGGTTTATTGATGAAAGAAGTACCACATCATTGTTCTTGGCTTTGTAGCCCTTGTAATCAAGAAGATTCTGCTTCTCTTGCAGGTAAAACTGGACCCAGTTGTGAAGACCCATGATTTCTCTGCCAAACTTGGTTTCCCCAACAAACACATGCTCAAATCCACTGGAGTCCTCTCTTTTTGGAAAAAAGAAAGTGATGTAATTTATAATTAGAGCAGATAGGGAATAAAAGATGTTTCATGTTACATTGGAGTATGTTGCTTACCCTCCATTTCTGTCTCTATGATAAAGACGGAACCACATGTAGTACAACTGACTCTTAAACTGTCTCAGATCTGAGCGTGATTTCCTCTTACCAATCAGGTACCGGTGGGCACGCTGAGGGagaaaaatatgataaatataaaacagttttaACTATTGACCCCAGAATCATCATGCGCCCTTCAACACTCTTTTCCTTTTGTCATAATAAGCAGATTCCAAGCACAGGGTGTGGCAAGGAACAACCACAGTGTTTTGGTTAGCAACAAGAAAAAAGGGAACTTGTCTTTACACGCAGTACTTTAAAGACTTTTAATCCATTCATTTTTgttgcctttaaaaaaaaaggaggaGGAGATTTCTTATTTGGTAAAGGGAATAATTTAAGTCATTCTGTACCTTCATGACCGCTGTATCTAAGATAGCATCCAGAAAGGAGTTATTTTCGGTCACCTCCTCAGTGGTCACCCTCTCTGCCACACCAGTGGACGCCTCATAGTTGTCCAAAAGCTTCATGAAACCTGTTGAGAAGTGAGAAAAAAACCTTCCTGTACTTTATTTCTTCACCATTTTGTGAAATTTTATTATAGGgatattcacccaaaaattaaaattctgtcattattttctcaccctcaagagttccaaacctgtatgaatttctttgttctgttggtaaccaaacagattcttcaaaaatatcttcctctgtgttcagcagaacaaaaaaattcatacaggtttggaactacttgagggagagaaaattatgacagaattttcatttttgggtgaactatccctttaaagtctcAAATACTTCAAAAACAAAGCAGAAAGCCAAAACTTATGCTCCTCAAGCTCAAaatatttactatttttttgtATGTTAATTAATGTGCCTTACAAAACTGGTATATTCCCTGTCTTGCAttgtaaatgtgaaaaaaaatgtgttataaaAAAATTTCATCATGTACATTTTGCTATCCTTGTCCAAAATAGGTAAtgtgatttaaaggtgcagtatgtaatattttctgtccgctagaggtcgctagaggcctattcaaaacaaaggtgtagcttgatgacgccacgtttgagcgcggaatcttgggacatgtggtcttcacctatACGGCCGGTGGAAAataatagggataggactcgggaagaaatcatgttcatggatgcgattattaacgttaatgtagtatgaagcagagcaggaccgagtgttgtgagagctgaacgaggccgctggagcaattgcgcaacacacgcctcatgagcagcagaacttttattttgacacagtcgccggcgctgcttccgcttttccggtcatgagtatgaggtaacgcagctctgtttatcatattagatacatttgagtgtgatgaaaattatgttataatgttactctgtgcgctcgctcggcggctgcagtgagacactgttacacactgcagtaagctagatcgattttagaataccatattaaatgctggatggcttgtgttgataaatggcatacAATTAATTTAAACGTATTGTTTGATGGAAAAATTCTGTATtatactgttactaaaaataaagttgcatctgattatgctatgttagctacttgacaaaatagtgtttttggcatggtaaagcatggtactcacaaaaaaaaaaatcaagaaaattagatttaaactataagactaaacatgttgcgctatata
The nucleotide sequence above comes from Chanodichthys erythropterus isolate Z2021 chromosome 7, ASM2448905v1, whole genome shotgun sequence. Encoded proteins:
- the endouc gene encoding uridylate-specific endoribonuclease C, with product MKTTQIRFRLCNVALFIALTMRRRYDCGWILVLLALFNPCDAASQTVNQELSNIFNELWKLDVNRLKPGTDYKITLQGKAGYIPQGSTSAVDHASSPLFSSVDEAKLNNITTYARFMKLLDNYEASTGVAERVTTEEVTENNSFLDAILDTAVMKRAHRYLIGKRKSRSDLRQFKSQLYYMWFRLYHRDRNGGEDSSGFEHVFVGETKFGREIMGLHNWVQFYLQEKQNLLDYKGYKAKNNDVPDDDDHVLNVQFSWHGLVKPVASAFVGVSPEFEMAIFTILFLTSTEKTTTAVVNLDEYQLEMVVHRHGRSIGTAYPKLLSSNNRHV